Proteins from a genomic interval of Magnetovibrio sp. PR-2:
- a CDS encoding Fur family transcriptional regulator, with translation MGADQLSRIEVMCQEQGMKMTGQRRVIARVLSDAHDHPDVEELHRRAVEVDDHISIATVYRTVRLFEESGILERLDFGDGRARYEEAGSDHHDHLIDINSGKVIEFHNAAVEALQEKIAAEYGYRLVGHKLELYGVPINADKTNDPGSDADGD, from the coding sequence ATGGGAGCAGACCAACTGTCACGCATTGAGGTCATGTGCCAAGAGCAGGGCATGAAGATGACCGGGCAGCGCCGTGTCATCGCGCGGGTGTTGTCGGATGCCCACGACCACCCCGATGTGGAAGAACTTCACCGTCGTGCCGTTGAGGTTGATGATCACATTTCCATCGCGACGGTGTATCGCACCGTGCGTCTGTTTGAAGAAAGCGGCATTTTGGAACGCCTGGACTTTGGTGACGGGCGCGCGCGCTATGAAGAAGCGGGTAGCGATCACCACGACCACCTGATCGACATCAATTCCGGCAAAGTGATTGAATTTCACAATGCTGCCGTCGAAGCGTTGCAAGAAAAAATTGCGGCAGAATACGGCTATCGTTTGGTGGGCCACAAACTGGAACTCTACGGTGTGCCCATCAACGCGGACAAGACCAACGACCCGGGTTCGGACGCCGACGGGGATTGA
- a CDS encoding sulfurtransferase TusA family protein gives MQVKVTKNMSSIPSNSHTDYFLDITGDVCPMTFVRTKLLIEKMKSGETAEVRLKSKEPLENVPRSVREIGHEVVSLEPESADETDEGVHLLVIKKA, from the coding sequence ATGCAAGTAAAAGTCACAAAAAACATGAGCTCTATTCCATCTAATAGTCATACCGATTACTTTCTCGATATTACGGGCGATGTTTGCCCGATGACGTTTGTTCGTACGAAACTCTTGATCGAAAAGATGAAATCAGGAGAAACCGCCGAAGTTCGTCTGAAAAGTAAAGAGCCGTTGGAAAATGTTCCGCGCTCCGTGCGCGAAATCGGGCATGAGGTCGTGAGCCTGGAGCCCGAAAGTGCGGATGAGACTGACGAAGGGGTTCATCTTCTGGTGATCAAGAAGGCGTGA
- the ybeY gene encoding rRNA maturation RNase YbeY, whose product MINAPLPNLWIDISLENGDWKTALPDHPAIIERAINACVAKAAECEDEDEAEWEISVLLTDDGAVQALNRDWRGQDKPTNVLSFPASADDLPMGAPMMLGDIAIAFETVTQEAQELDKPLSDHFCHLVVHGMLHLLGFDHVSDAQADEMEPLEIEILDGLGVKSPYPDRP is encoded by the coding sequence ATGATCAATGCCCCCCTGCCCAATCTGTGGATCGACATCAGCCTGGAAAACGGCGATTGGAAAACGGCTTTGCCGGACCACCCAGCGATCATTGAACGCGCCATTAACGCCTGCGTCGCCAAGGCGGCCGAATGCGAAGACGAAGACGAAGCGGAGTGGGAAATCAGCGTATTGCTCACCGACGATGGTGCCGTACAGGCCTTGAACCGCGATTGGCGCGGTCAAGACAAGCCCACCAATGTTTTGTCGTTTCCCGCCAGCGCAGACGACCTGCCCATGGGCGCACCGATGATGCTGGGCGATATTGCCATAGCGTTTGAGACCGTGACCCAAGAAGCCCAAGAGCTGGACAAACCCCTGTCAGATCATTTTTGTCATCTGGTGGTTCATGGTATGCTGCACTTGCTGGGTTTCGACCATGTCAGCGATGCACAAGCCGATGAGATGGAACCGCTGGAAATTGAAATCTTAGACGGGTTGGGGGTGAAAAGCCCCTATCCCGATCGCCCCTAA
- a CDS encoding hemolysin family protein: MNDEASSTKPDPSEATTEVRRDKFTLGSLFDWLRGRNGETARDQLEELIEETEDGETSLNTDERQLLLNILELRDQTVADVMVPRADIIAIKVDSTLETLIEIISEEAHSRMPLYRETLDDAFGIVHVKDVLAWKGRDTEFSVSSIVRPVLFVAPSMQVLELLLEMRAKRVHMALVVDEFGGIDGLLTIEDLVEEIVGEIEDEFDQDEKPFLEKRFDGSWDASARTLLEDFEAALSVELFNEEEHDEIDTLGGLVFSIAGRVPSRGELLKHDTGLEFEILDVDPRRIKRLRLRVPKDLLGDGLSADAAEGTDIIEAPTPPPAKEA, encoded by the coding sequence ATGAACGACGAAGCATCATCTACCAAGCCGGATCCTTCCGAAGCGACCACGGAGGTCCGGCGAGACAAATTCACCCTGGGTTCCCTGTTTGATTGGTTGCGCGGGCGCAACGGCGAAACCGCGCGCGACCAATTGGAAGAATTGATCGAAGAAACGGAAGACGGCGAAACGTCCCTGAATACGGACGAACGTCAACTGTTGCTCAACATCTTGGAGCTGCGCGACCAAACCGTCGCCGATGTGATGGTACCGCGTGCCGACATCATCGCCATCAAAGTCGATTCCACCTTAGAAACGTTGATCGAAATCATCTCCGAAGAAGCCCACTCGCGCATGCCGCTCTACCGCGAAACGTTGGATGACGCGTTTGGCATCGTGCACGTCAAAGACGTTTTGGCGTGGAAAGGCCGCGACACGGAATTTTCCGTGTCCTCCATCGTGCGTCCGGTGCTGTTTGTCGCCCCGAGCATGCAGGTGTTGGAGCTGTTGTTGGAAATGCGGGCCAAGCGCGTGCACATGGCGTTGGTGGTTGATGAGTTCGGCGGCATTGACGGCTTGCTCACCATCGAAGACTTGGTCGAAGAAATCGTCGGCGAAATCGAAGACGAATTTGACCAAGACGAAAAACCGTTTTTGGAAAAACGCTTTGACGGCAGTTGGGACGCCAGCGCGCGCACCTTGTTGGAAGACTTCGAAGCCGCGTTGAGCGTTGAACTGTTTAACGAAGAAGAACATGACGAAATCGACACTTTGGGCGGGTTGGTGTTTTCCATCGCGGGCCGGGTGCCGTCGCGCGGTGAATTGTTGAAGCACGACACCGGGCTGGAGTTTGAAATCTTGGATGTGGATCCGCGCCGCATCAAACGCTTGCGTTTACGTGTCCCCAAAGATCTGTTGGGTGACGGGCTCAGCGCGGATGCGGCTGAAGGCACTGACATCATAGAAGCCCCCACCCCACCTCCGGCGAAAGAGGCTTAA
- the lnt gene encoding apolipoprotein N-acyltransferase encodes MSQKLYAWRVRLQTLGIWPQRFIALVLGFGAVFAMPPVYQIYVLVPAFVGLLWLSADAPSPWRAFAIGWWFGAGYFGAGLYWVSFALLVDAQKFAWLMPIAILGFAFGLGLFVALGSVLVRRLPGDLTAKALVMASGWTLLEWLRGWILTGLPWNPLGSVWAFHDAPLQATWVVGVYGLSLITALAAVSVGTLAEEQPNRLSKPLVLLAGGLLMVVWIGGAVRLSGAPDASVEGVRLRLVQPNIPQAEKWRAELRTRNMRAQLDLALAEPLAGQPHPTHIIWAETAAPFFIENSPDWLKVVGAATPPEGLTILGAPRVLPDGQPNGVFKVTNSLLAINGEGQVHATYDKFHLVPFGEYVPLPSWLPLEKITQGVGAFTPGTGPVSLRLPGLPPVSPLICYEIIFPHAVADYADRPSWLLNLTNDAWYGMTAGPHQHFVSARLRAVEEGLPTVRVAFTGISGIVDGYGRVQEMHALGEKGFVDGNLPLAVEGRGLYTRFGNAVAVVVSLLCFGLGLVVGRKAQTS; translated from the coding sequence GTGTCTCAAAAATTATATGCGTGGCGGGTCCGGCTTCAAACCTTGGGCATTTGGCCGCAGCGTTTCATCGCCCTGGTGTTGGGCTTTGGCGCCGTATTTGCTATGCCCCCGGTCTATCAAATTTATGTCTTGGTGCCTGCTTTTGTGGGCTTGCTGTGGCTGTCCGCAGACGCGCCCAGCCCGTGGCGGGCCTTTGCCATCGGCTGGTGGTTTGGCGCGGGCTATTTTGGGGCGGGGCTCTATTGGGTGTCGTTTGCCCTGTTGGTTGACGCCCAAAAGTTTGCCTGGCTCATGCCCATTGCGATTTTGGGATTTGCGTTTGGCTTGGGCCTGTTTGTCGCGCTTGGCAGTGTGTTGGTGCGCCGGCTCCCTGGTGATTTAACGGCGAAAGCCTTGGTGATGGCGTCCGGCTGGACCCTGTTGGAATGGCTGCGCGGCTGGATCTTGACGGGGCTGCCGTGGAACCCGTTGGGCAGCGTTTGGGCATTTCATGACGCGCCTTTACAAGCCACGTGGGTGGTTGGCGTTTATGGTCTTAGCCTCATAACGGCCTTGGCCGCGGTCTCCGTCGGGACATTGGCAGAGGAACAGCCCAACCGATTGTCAAAGCCGTTGGTGCTGTTGGCAGGCGGCTTGCTGATGGTCGTTTGGATTGGGGGAGCGGTCCGTTTAAGCGGGGCGCCGGATGCGTCTGTCGAAGGGGTGCGATTGCGTTTGGTTCAACCCAATATTCCCCAAGCGGAAAAATGGCGAGCGGAACTGAGAACCCGCAATATGCGCGCACAGTTGGACTTAGCCCTCGCCGAGCCGTTGGCGGGTCAGCCCCATCCAACCCACATCATCTGGGCGGAAACGGCGGCACCGTTTTTCATTGAAAACTCACCCGATTGGCTCAAGGTCGTGGGTGCCGCGACCCCGCCTGAGGGCCTGACAATTTTGGGCGCGCCGCGTGTTTTGCCAGACGGTCAGCCAAATGGGGTGTTCAAAGTCACCAACAGCTTACTGGCCATCAACGGCGAAGGCCAAGTGCACGCAACATATGATAAATTTCATTTGGTGCCATTTGGTGAATACGTGCCCTTGCCCAGTTGGCTGCCGTTGGAAAAAATCACCCAAGGCGTCGGGGCCTTTACGCCGGGCACGGGCCCGGTCAGTTTACGGCTGCCTGGCCTGCCGCCCGTCAGTCCCTTGATTTGTTATGAAATCATCTTTCCCCACGCCGTCGCTGATTATGCAGATCGCCCAAGCTGGCTGCTGAATCTGACCAATGATGCTTGGTACGGCATGACGGCGGGCCCGCATCAACATTTTGTCAGTGCGCGCCTACGCGCGGTGGAAGAAGGCCTGCCGACGGTGCGGGTCGCGTTCACCGGAATCTCGGGGATCGTTGATGGGTATGGACGGGTTCAGGAGATGCACGCATTAGGCGAGAAAGGGTTTGTTGACGGAAATTTGCCACTTGCCGTTGAGGGCCGGGGGTTGTACACGCGATTTGGCAATGCCGTTGCGGTTGTTGTGTCCCTCTTGTGCTTCGGTCTGGGGCTCGTGGTAGGTCGAAAAGCCCAGACTTCTTAG
- the metK gene encoding methionine adenosyltransferase: MAKENFLFTSESVSEGHPDKVCDRISDGVVDAFLAADPEARVACETLTTTNRIVLAGEVRGPAPLVDADGNVDKERMEQIARDAVKEIGYEQDGFHWDTADVAVHLHAQSVDIAQGVDAGTGVDTEEGAGDQGIMFGYACNETEVLMPAPIFMSHEILRSMADARHSGADVGILPDSKSQVTLKYENGKPVTCTSVVVSTQHAENLSREDVAALVKPHIEHVLPEGWMPSDDELYINPTGKFVIGGPDGDCGLTGRKIIVDTYGGAAPHGGGAFSGKDPTKVDRSAAYVSRYLAKNVVASGVADKCTIQLAYAIGISKPLSVYVDTHGTGQADEDKLAKVLQDLVDLTPKGIRTHLGLNRPIYARTAAYGHFGRQPDGDGGFSWEKTDIAEKIKAAL; this comes from the coding sequence GTGGCAAAAGAAAACTTCCTTTTTACATCTGAATCCGTTTCCGAAGGTCACCCGGACAAAGTCTGTGACCGCATTTCCGACGGTGTCGTCGATGCCTTTTTGGCTGCCGACCCCGAAGCGCGTGTGGCGTGCGAAACGCTGACCACCACCAACCGCATTGTTTTGGCCGGCGAAGTGCGCGGCCCAGCACCTTTGGTGGACGCAGACGGCAACGTCGATAAAGAGCGTATGGAACAGATCGCGCGCGACGCGGTGAAAGAAATTGGCTACGAACAAGACGGTTTCCATTGGGACACCGCAGACGTGGCCGTTCACCTGCATGCCCAATCCGTCGACATCGCCCAAGGTGTGGACGCGGGCACCGGTGTCGACACCGAAGAAGGTGCTGGCGACCAAGGCATCATGTTCGGTTATGCTTGCAACGAAACCGAAGTTTTGATGCCAGCTCCGATCTTTATGTCGCACGAAATTCTGCGTTCCATGGCAGATGCACGCCACTCCGGTGCGGACGTTGGCATCCTGCCCGACAGCAAAAGCCAAGTGACACTGAAATACGAAAACGGCAAGCCCGTGACCTGTACGTCCGTTGTGGTTTCCACCCAACACGCTGAAAACCTGTCGCGCGAAGACGTGGCGGCTTTGGTGAAACCGCACATCGAACACGTTTTGCCTGAAGGTTGGATGCCGTCCGATGACGAGCTGTACATCAACCCGACGGGTAAATTTGTCATCGGTGGTCCCGATGGTGACTGTGGTCTGACGGGCCGCAAAATCATCGTCGACACCTACGGCGGCGCGGCTCCGCACGGCGGCGGCGCGTTCTCCGGTAAAGATCCGACCAAGGTTGACCGCTCGGCGGCTTACGTGTCGCGCTACTTGGCGAAAAACGTTGTGGCTTCTGGTGTTGCGGACAAATGCACCATCCAGTTGGCTTATGCCATCGGCATTTCCAAGCCGTTGTCGGTTTACGTGGACACCCACGGCACCGGCCAAGCGGACGAAGACAAGTTGGCCAAAGTGTTGCAAGATCTGGTCGATCTCACGCCGAAGGGCATCCGTACGCATTTGGGCCTCAACCGCCCGATCTATGCGCGCACCGCAGCTTACGGCCACTTCGGTCGTCAACCGGACGGCGACGGCGGGTTCTCTTGGGAGAAAACCGACATCGCTGAAAAAATTAAAGCGGCGCTCTAA
- a CDS encoding MucR family transcriptional regulator translates to MSDKLDTAEKLELTTEIVASYVSNNSVSTSDLPGVIQDVYKTLMNLGAQTVEAERPKPAVPVKKSITPDYIICLEDGKKLKMLKRHLKTAYDMSPEDYRERWGLAADYPMVAPNYAKHRSSLAKKIGLGTKPRKGGRTRKK, encoded by the coding sequence ATGAGTGATAAATTAGACACGGCTGAAAAGCTTGAATTGACCACGGAAATCGTTGCCTCTTATGTCAGTAACAACTCTGTCAGCACATCGGACCTGCCCGGCGTGATCCAAGACGTGTACAAGACGTTGATGAATTTGGGGGCACAAACGGTTGAGGCGGAACGCCCCAAACCTGCTGTCCCGGTGAAAAAATCCATCACACCCGATTACATCATCTGTTTGGAAGACGGCAAAAAGCTGAAGATGCTCAAGCGTCACCTGAAAACCGCTTATGATATGAGCCCGGAAGACTATCGCGAACGCTGGGGCCTGGCGGCCGATTATCCCATGGTCGCACCCAATTATGCCAAGCACCGCAGCTCGCTGGCGAAAAAAATCGGCCTGGGCACCAAGCCGCGCAAGGGTGGACGTACTCGCAAAAAATAA
- a CDS encoding PhoH family protein gives MSTKPKPKSKSKPKAKKAAKPETRSAKLSFGDNHLAQALFGAHSTHLVQIETELDVSIQARGADLTITGGPSGVDMAERVLMGLYDRLSGGLEVTSDEVAAALRMVEQPGGKLADVNVEVHTKRRVISPRSATQAAYLKAIDECEMVFGTGPAGTGKTYLAVAKAVELLVRGDVDRIILSRPAVEAGEQLGFLPGDMQEKVDPYLRPLYDALYDMLPTDQVVKRLENGEIEVAPLAFMRGRTLANAFVILDEAQNTTAVQMKMFLTRLGENARMVVTGDLSQVDLPRGTRSGLRDAREILKDVKGLGFVEFGAKDVIRHKIVTRIVNAYDAAEKRRKASAPYEQDDKNGTNRK, from the coding sequence GTGAGCACCAAGCCAAAACCCAAATCGAAATCCAAGCCGAAAGCCAAAAAAGCCGCCAAGCCTGAGACCCGCTCGGCCAAGCTGAGCTTTGGCGACAATCATTTGGCTCAGGCGTTGTTCGGCGCACATTCAACGCACTTGGTGCAGATCGAAACCGAGCTTGACGTCTCCATCCAAGCGCGCGGTGCGGATCTCACCATCACCGGCGGTCCCAGCGGTGTGGATATGGCCGAACGGGTGCTGATGGGATTGTACGATCGCTTATCCGGCGGGCTGGAAGTGACGTCCGACGAAGTCGCGGCGGCTTTGCGCATGGTCGAACAGCCGGGCGGCAAACTGGCTGACGTGAACGTCGAAGTGCACACCAAGCGCCGTGTGATCTCGCCCCGCTCCGCCACGCAAGCGGCTTACTTGAAAGCCATTGATGAATGCGAAATGGTGTTCGGCACCGGGCCTGCGGGCACGGGCAAAACGTACTTGGCCGTGGCGAAGGCGGTTGAATTGCTGGTGCGCGGCGATGTGGACCGCATTATCTTGTCCCGCCCGGCGGTGGAAGCCGGCGAACAGCTGGGCTTTTTGCCGGGCGATATGCAAGAAAAGGTCGATCCTTACCTGCGCCCGCTTTACGACGCGCTCTACGACATGCTGCCCACGGACCAAGTGGTGAAGCGTCTGGAAAATGGCGAGATCGAAGTGGCACCCTTGGCGTTTATGCGCGGGCGCACATTGGCGAACGCGTTTGTGATTTTGGACGAAGCCCAAAACACCACCGCGGTGCAGATGAAAATGTTTTTAACGCGATTGGGCGAAAATGCGCGCATGGTGGTGACCGGCGATCTCAGCCAGGTGGATTTGCCGCGCGGCACCCGTTCGGGGCTGCGCGACGCGCGTGAAATTTTGAAGGACGTCAAGGGCCTGGGCTTTGTCGAGTTTGGCGCAAAGGATGTCATTCGTCATAAAATCGTGACACGCATCGTCAATGCTTACGACGCAGCCGAAAAACGCCGCAAGGCCAGCGCGCCTTATGAACAAGACGACAAAAACGGGACCAACCGCAAATGA
- a CDS encoding helix-turn-helix domain-containing protein, whose amino-acid sequence MAANRAAPNSADRPPLGTPRPVDVHVGARLRQRRTLLGLSQEKLGEAVGLTFQQIQKYERGANRIGASRLYQLSNVLDVSVSYFFDEMPGEVQKTRGDYAGLSQADDIETAQTNDPMARRETLELVRAYYKIEDPKVRKRVFELTKSIAQAAGDED is encoded by the coding sequence ATGGCAGCAAATCGCGCAGCCCCAAATTCAGCCGATCGCCCACCTCTCGGCACACCGCGTCCGGTTGACGTTCACGTCGGTGCACGTCTTCGCCAGCGCCGCACGCTCTTAGGGCTTAGCCAGGAAAAACTGGGCGAAGCTGTCGGTCTGACGTTTCAACAGATCCAAAAGTACGAACGCGGCGCCAACCGTATTGGCGCATCGCGTCTGTACCAGCTGTCTAACGTGTTGGACGTTTCGGTCAGTTACTTCTTCGACGAAATGCCGGGCGAAGTGCAAAAGACCCGTGGCGATTATGCGGGCTTGTCCCAGGCAGACGATATCGAAACGGCGCAAACCAACGATCCGATGGCGCGCCGTGAAACGTTGGAATTGGTTCGGGCTTACTACAAAATCGAAGACCCCAAAGTGCGCAAACGCGTCTTTGAGCTCACCAAATCCATCGCTCAGGCGGCCGGTGACGAAGACTGA
- a CDS encoding ATP-binding protein, giving the protein MDVHGHRGEEFYNRGMNAVLDVLNRVQDVDALVQAFVETVLEVLDCDRVFLLTPLDPGADTFRIAVEATKPDYPGALETGLDFPLTPFHEMAFQAVLNADGVIIHSEKELANLRDFKEANVAPAKSAMICALYPRIGKPWMFGLHQCRYERQWSPNEQKLFQDFAARLSESLSNRLLLSSLQESERTLKVSEERLRMSQEIAHVGTWDMVVANLDMVWSQELFDILGYDANVTHPSFDALMSCVDDRDVDRVRATINNAMRSGGNYDIQHRIRYGGDDGPVRTVRQTGRIYRDASQRPYRLISVVQDCTDQLRTEHRLNAFLELNKDAPSLSENEILSRALDIAVEATASKIGYLHLVGEDQNTLQLTVWNEEARKLCTASHTDHYPIDEAGVWADAVRRRMPVVHNEYEALETKKGYPEGHFPVHRHMSAPVLDGDLVRMIIGVGNKQEAYGDKDVLHLQRAAQDIQKIVMRKRTEIALESKTLELQDAIKSVNAADKAKSAFLANMSHELRTPLNSIIGFSQLMEYKVYGELSERYHEYTHLISASGQHLLETINQILDLSKIEAGKLELDCRPADINAIITECVDILDALAKDNAVDVITDISEDHEMTIDPLRMKQVMFNIIGNAIKFTHGGTVCITIDSDETAYRINVTDTGVGMTKEQAKIAMQPFQQAHGRAYTRRSGGTGLGLSLAQKIMELHGGTIELSSEVDAGTRVCLVLPRS; this is encoded by the coding sequence ATGGACGTGCATGGACATCGAGGGGAAGAATTTTACAACCGCGGCATGAACGCGGTTCTGGATGTGCTCAACCGCGTCCAGGACGTGGATGCGTTGGTCCAAGCGTTCGTGGAAACGGTTCTCGAAGTCTTGGATTGTGATCGCGTTTTTCTTCTGACCCCATTGGACCCCGGCGCAGATACGTTTCGCATCGCTGTGGAAGCGACGAAGCCCGACTATCCCGGGGCGCTGGAAACCGGGTTGGACTTTCCGTTGACTCCTTTTCATGAGATGGCATTTCAGGCCGTCTTAAACGCCGACGGTGTGATCATTCACAGCGAAAAGGAATTGGCCAATCTCAGGGACTTCAAGGAAGCCAACGTTGCACCCGCTAAATCGGCAATGATTTGTGCGCTTTACCCGCGGATAGGCAAACCGTGGATGTTTGGGCTGCATCAGTGCCGCTATGAGCGACAGTGGAGCCCCAACGAACAGAAATTGTTTCAAGATTTTGCGGCGAGGCTTTCTGAAAGCTTGTCGAACCGGTTGCTCTTAAGCTCGTTGCAAGAGAGCGAACGCACCTTGAAAGTCAGTGAAGAGCGCCTGCGCATGTCTCAAGAAATTGCGCACGTGGGAACCTGGGACATGGTTGTCGCCAATCTTGACATGGTTTGGTCCCAAGAGCTGTTCGACATTTTGGGCTATGATGCCAACGTGACACACCCCAGTTTCGATGCCTTGATGTCGTGTGTGGATGACCGCGATGTCGACCGTGTGCGTGCGACCATCAACAATGCCATGCGCAGCGGCGGCAATTACGACATTCAACACAGAATTCGATACGGTGGCGATGACGGCCCGGTGCGGACCGTGCGTCAAACTGGGCGCATTTATCGGGACGCGTCCCAAAGGCCATACCGCTTAATAAGCGTCGTGCAAGATTGCACCGATCAGCTCAGAACGGAACATCGTCTCAATGCTTTTTTGGAGCTGAACAAAGACGCTCCGTCACTTTCAGAAAACGAAATTCTATCGCGCGCTCTGGACATTGCCGTTGAGGCCACCGCGTCGAAAATCGGCTATCTCCATCTGGTGGGCGAAGATCAGAACACATTGCAATTGACGGTGTGGAATGAGGAGGCGCGCAAGCTTTGCACCGCGTCGCATACGGACCATTACCCCATCGACGAAGCCGGGGTGTGGGCCGACGCCGTTCGACGGCGTATGCCTGTGGTCCACAATGAATATGAGGCCCTAGAGACCAAAAAGGGCTACCCCGAAGGCCATTTCCCCGTTCACCGTCATATGTCGGCCCCTGTGTTGGATGGGGACCTCGTGCGTATGATTATCGGCGTCGGCAACAAACAAGAAGCGTATGGGGACAAAGACGTTTTACACTTACAACGCGCGGCCCAAGACATTCAAAAAATAGTCATGCGCAAACGCACGGAAATCGCTTTAGAAAGCAAGACCCTGGAATTGCAAGACGCGATTAAATCCGTGAATGCTGCGGATAAAGCGAAGTCGGCGTTTTTGGCCAATATGAGCCACGAGCTGCGCACGCCGCTGAACTCCATTATCGGATTCTCGCAACTCATGGAATACAAGGTCTATGGTGAGCTATCGGAGCGCTACCATGAATACACTCATCTGATTTCCGCCAGCGGCCAGCATTTGTTGGAAACCATCAATCAGATCTTGGATTTGTCGAAAATCGAAGCGGGCAAACTTGAACTCGATTGCCGCCCTGCAGACATCAACGCCATCATCACCGAGTGTGTTGATATCCTCGACGCCTTGGCAAAAGACAACGCCGTCGACGTGATCACCGACATTTCAGAAGATCATGAGATGACGATTGATCCCTTGCGGATGAAGCAGGTGATGTTCAACATCATTGGCAATGCGATCAAGTTCACGCATGGCGGTACGGTCTGCATAACAATCGACAGTGACGAAACCGCATATCGCATCAACGTGACGGATACCGGCGTCGGCATGACCAAAGAGCAAGCCAAAATTGCCATGCAACCGTTCCAACAAGCTCATGGTCGGGCTTATACCCGGCGTTCGGGCGGGACGGGCTTGGGCTTAAGCTTGGCGCAAAAGATTATGGAACTGCATGGCGGAACGATTGAATTGTCCAGCGAAGTCGACGCGGGAACGCGGGTGTGTTTGGTGTTGCCAAGGTCTTGA
- the miaB gene encoding tRNA (N6-isopentenyl adenosine(37)-C2)-methylthiotransferase MiaB: MTKKLHIKTYGCQMNVYDSERITEVLKPLGYGLSDDGEGADMVVLNTCHIREKAAEKVYSELGRLRIQKDKMAQAGKRMVLAVTGCVAQAEGEEVLKRAPFVDMVFGPQTYHRLPQMVAEITRQSGQILDTDFPQESKFDALPQDRAVEGSAAFLAIQEGCDKFCTYCVVPYTRGAEYSRPAADVLAEAKRLVQAGAQEITFLGQNVNSYHGEAPGGGEWGLARLIREAAEIDGLKRIRFTTSYPAEIDDDLIKAHGDVDKLMPYLHLPVQAGSDRILQAMNRDHTIDEYRALVDKLRTARPDIALSSDFIVGFPGETDGDFQDTLKLVDDVTFIQAYSFKYSPRPGTPAALMDFQVDEAVKAERLAALQARLTEQTLAFNTASVGKTLPVLFDRAGKLAGQLVGRSPYMQAVVVNDAPNTLIDQIFDVTIEQGSPNSLMGRIQPDNTKACA; encoded by the coding sequence TTGACCAAAAAACTGCACATCAAAACCTACGGCTGTCAGATGAATGTCTATGATTCTGAACGCATTACCGAGGTCTTGAAGCCCCTGGGCTATGGCTTGAGCGATGACGGCGAAGGTGCGGATATGGTTGTGCTGAACACCTGCCACATCCGCGAAAAGGCCGCCGAGAAGGTCTATTCCGAGCTCGGGCGTCTGCGCATTCAAAAAGACAAGATGGCCCAAGCGGGCAAACGCATGGTCTTGGCTGTGACCGGCTGCGTCGCCCAGGCCGAAGGGGAAGAGGTTCTCAAACGCGCACCGTTTGTGGACATGGTATTCGGTCCGCAAACCTATCATCGCCTGCCGCAAATGGTGGCCGAAATCACCCGCCAATCGGGCCAGATTTTGGACACCGACTTTCCTCAAGAAAGCAAATTCGACGCGCTGCCCCAAGACCGTGCGGTTGAAGGTTCGGCCGCGTTTTTGGCCATCCAAGAGGGCTGCGATAAGTTCTGCACCTACTGCGTTGTGCCCTATACCCGGGGTGCCGAATATTCACGTCCCGCTGCCGACGTGTTGGCTGAAGCCAAACGCTTGGTCCAGGCGGGCGCGCAGGAAATCACGTTCTTGGGCCAAAACGTCAACAGCTACCACGGCGAAGCGCCGGGTGGCGGCGAATGGGGCCTGGCGCGTCTGATCCGCGAGGCGGCTGAGATTGACGGGCTTAAGCGCATTCGCTTCACCACCAGCTACCCTGCAGAAATCGATGATGATTTGATCAAAGCCCACGGTGATGTGGACAAGCTGATGCCTTATCTTCATTTACCGGTGCAGGCGGGGTCCGACCGTATATTGCAAGCTATGAATAGGGATCACACCATCGATGAGTACCGCGCGTTGGTGGACAAACTGCGCACCGCGCGTCCCGACATCGCCCTGTCGTCGGACTTTATCGTGGGCTTTCCGGGGGAAACGGACGGGGACTTTCAAGACACCTTAAAATTGGTCGACGACGTCACCTTCATTCAGGCTTATTCCTTTAAGTATTCGCCGCGTCCCGGAACACCTGCCGCGCTGATGGATTTTCAAGTGGACGAAGCCGTCAAGGCCGAGCGTTTGGCCGCGTTGCAAGCGCGGCTTACCGAACAAACCTTGGCGTTCAACACGGCGTCCGTGGGCAAGACTTTGCCGGTTTTGTTCGACCGGGCGGGCAAGCTGGCGGGACAATTGGTGGGCCGCAGCCCCTATATGCAAGCCGTGGTCGTGAACGATGCGCCTAACACGTTGATTGATCAGATTTTTGATGTCACCATTGAGCAAGGTAGTCCGAACTCTTTGATGGGCCGTATCCAGCCTGACAACACGAAAGCCTGCGCGTGA